In Pseudomonas saponiphila, the genomic stretch TGCGGGCCGAAGCGTTTTGCTGGCCAACCACGTCAGCCATTTCTTCACGCACGAACTGCTCGGCGCTGCGGCCATTGCCTTCGTTGCGGAATTTGAACGCCAACTTGCCCAGGTCTACCGAAGCCGCGCCGAGCTTGAGCTCGCTCATGGCCTTGAGCAGTGGGAATGTTTCGTGGACGGAGAGTTCGCTGTCGTCGGAGGAGCGATGGCGAGCAAAGCGATGAGCCTTGAGAATCGCGATGACAGACTGGTTGATCAGGCTGCGGCCATAGATCGAGCTCACCACATTGTTATTGCGGTAGAGCTGACCGATAAGCGGAATCATCGCTTCTGCGAGTGCTTCACGGTCGATCCATTCACCAAGACACTGGTCGGGCTTCTGAGTCACGGGAACCTTCCACATGTAGGGGCAGAAAAAAGGGGCTACATTATGCCGCCCCGCTCTTGCCGTAGCAATGCGCGCCTGTCGTGCGGAACGTAACAAAAAGCCCTTGCAAAAAAACACCACTGCGCTGGAGGCCAGTAAAACCGCGGCTTCCAGCGGCGTCAATTTTTTGGACAGCTTACCTGCCTGTCTGTAACCCTCCGTAACACCGGCCGGATTCGGCACTACATTTGCGTCCAAAAAGCACATTTTGTTGTCATAGCCACTACATTTGCCCTGACCGGCGTAATAGACGCATCAGCCACTGACAGTGGCCACCCGGGGCCGTTACAATTACTGACTTTCGTCGCAACGCTTGGAGCTTGACCGTCCGTGCCCGTCCTGCGTCTACCGCTACTCCCTGCCGCCGCCGGTAAACAGCATTGGGGCAACCTGCCCGGTGCCGCCCTGAGCCTGGCCATCGCCGAAGCCGCCAGCGCTGCCAAGCGCTTTACCCTCCTGCTGACCGCCGACAGCCAAAGCGCCGACCGGCTGGAACAGGAGCTGGGCTTCTTCGCCCCGGACCTGCCGGTGCTGCATTTTCCCGATTGGGAAACCCTGCCCTACGACCTGTTCTCGCCGCACCAGGACATCATTTCCCAGCGCATCGCCAGCCTCTACCGGCTGCCAGAGCTGGAACACGGAGTGCTGGTGGTGCCGATCACCACCGCCCTGCATCGCCTGGCACCAACCCAGTTCCTGCTGGGCAGCAGCCTGGTGCTGGATGTCGGCCAGAAGCTCGATGTGGAGCAGATGCGCACGCGCCTGGAGGCCAGCGGCTACCGCTACGTCGACACGGTCTACGAGCACGGCGAATTCACCGTGCGCGGCGCGCTGATCGACCTGTTCCCCATGGGCAGCAAACTGCCGTACCGCATCGATCTGTTCGACGACGAAATCGAGACCCTGCGTACCTTCGACCCGGAGAATCAGCGCTCCATCGACAAGGTCGACTCGGTGCGCCTGCTGCCGGCCAAGGAATTCCCCCTGCAGAAGGAAGCGGTGACCCGTTTCAAGGCGCGCTTTCGCGAACGCTTCGACGTGGACTTCCGCCGCTGCCCGATCTTCCAGGACCTGAGCAGCGGGATTACCCCTGCCGGTATCGAGTACTACCTGCCGCTGTTCTTCGAAGAGACGTCGACCCTGTTCGACTACCTGCCCCAGGACACCCAGGTGTTCTCCCTGCCGGGCATCGAACAGGCCGCGGAAAACTTCTGGAACGATGTCCGCAACCGTTACGAAGAGCGCCGCGTCGACCCTTCGCGTCCGCTCCTGCCACCGGCCGAACTGTTCCTGCCGGTGGAAGACTGCTTCGCCCGCCTGAAAAACTGGCCACGGGTGGTGGCCAGCCAGCAGGACATCGAAACCGGCGTCGGTCGCGAACGTTTCCCGGCCCACGAACTGCCCAACCTGGCCATCGAGGCCAAGGCCAACCAGCCACTGGCGGCGCTCTCGGGCTTCCTCGACGAATTCCCCGGCCGAGTGCTGTTCACCGCTGAATCCGCCGGGCGCCGGGAAGTGCTGCTGGAGTTGCTGGAACGCCTCAAGCTACGCCCCAAGACCGTCGACAGCTGGCCGGACTTCGTCGCCAGCAAGGAACGCCTGGCGATCACCATCGCGCCCCTGGACGAAGGCCTGGTGCTGGATGATCCGGCCCTGGCCCTGGTGGCCGAAAGCCCATTGTTCGGCCAACGCGTGATGCAGCGCCGGCGCCGGGAAAAACGTGCCGACGCCAACAACGACGCGGTAATCAAGAACCTCACCGAGCTGCGCGAAGGCGCGCCGGTGGTGCACATCGATCACGGTGTCGGCCGCTACCTGGGTCTGGCGACCCTGGAGATCGACAACCAGGCCGCCGAGTTCCTGACCCTGGAATACGCCGAGGGCGCCAAGCTCTACGTGCCCGTGGCCAACCTGCACCTGATCGCCCGCTACACCGGCAGCGACGACGCCCTGGCACCGTTGCACCGCCTGGGCTCGGAAGCCTGGCAGAAAGCCAAGCGCAAGGCCGCCGAACAAGTCCGCGACGTGGCCGCCGAGCTGCTGGACATCTACGCCCGCCGCGCCGCCCGCGAAGGTTACGCCTTCGCCGATCCGAAGGCCGACTACGCCACCTTCAGCGCCGGCTTTCCGTTCGAGGAAACCCCGGACCAGCAGAGCACCATCGAAGCGGTGCGCGAGGACATGCTCTCGGGCAAACCGATGGACCGCCTGGTGTGCGGCGACGTCGGCTTCGGCAAGACCGAAGTGGCCATGCGCGCCGCTTTCATTGCGGTCCACGGCGGCAAGCAAGTGGCGATCCTGGTGCCCACCACCCTGCTCGCCCAACAGCACTACAACAGCTTCCGCGACCGTTTCGCCGACTGGCCGGTAACCGTGGAAGTGATGAGCCGCTTCAAGTCGGCCAAGGAAGTGAACGCCGCAGTGGCGGACCTGGCCGAAGGCAAGATCGACATCGTCATCGGCACTCACAAGCTGTTGCAGGACGATGTGAAGATCAAGAACCTGGGGCTGGTGATCATCGACGAAGAACACCGTTTCGGCGTGCGCCAGAAGGAACAGCTCAAGGCCCTGCGCAGCGAAGTCGACATCCTCACCCTGACCGCCACGCCGATCCCGCGGACCCTGAACATGGCCGTCTCAGGCATGCGTGACCTGTCGATCATCGCTACCCCGCCGGCCCGCCGCCTGTCGGTGCGAACCTTCGTCATGGAGCAGAACAAGAGCACGGTCAAAGAAGCCCTGCTGCGCGAACTGCTGCGCGGCGGCCAGGTGTACTACCTGCACAACGACGTGAAGACCATCGAGAAATGCGCCGCCGAGCTGGCCGAACTGGTGCCCGAAGCCCGGATCGGCATCGGCCACGGGCAGATGCGCGAACGCGAACTCGAACAGGTGATGAGCGACTTCTACCACAAGCGCTTCAACGTGCTGATCGCCTCGACCATCATCGAGACCGGTATCGACGTGCCCAGCGCCAACACCATCATCATCGAGCGCGCCGACAAGTTCGGCCTGGCCCAGTTGCACCAGTTGCGCGGCCGGGTCGGCCGTAGCCACCACCAGGCCTATGCGTATCTGTTGACGCCACCGCGCCAGCAGATCACCCCAGACGCGGAGAAGCGCCTGGAGGCCATCGCCAACACCCAGGACCTGGGGGCCGGTTTCGTCCTGGCCACCAACGACCTGGAGATCCGTGGCGCCGGCGAACTGCTGGGCGACGGCCAGAGCGGGCAGATCCAGGCGGTAGGCTTCACCCTTTATATGGAGATGCTCGAGCGCGCGGTGAAAGCCATCCGCAAGGGCGAACAGCCGAACCTCGACCAGCCCCTGGGTGGCGGCCCGGAAATCAACCTGCGCCTGCCGGCACTGATTCCCGAGGACTACCTGCCGGATGTGCATGCACGCCTGATTCTCTACAAGCGCATCGCCTCGGCCGCCGACGAAGACGGCCTGAAGGACCTGCAGGTGGAAATGATCGACCGCTTCGGCCTGCTGCCCGAGCCGACCAAGAACCTGATCCGCCTGACCCTGCTCAAACTCCAGGCCGAAACCCTGGGGATCAAGAAGGTCGATGGCGGCCCGCAAGGCGGGCGTATCGAGTTCGCCGCGGACACTCCGGTGGACCCGCTGGCACTGATCAAACTGATCCAGGGCCAGCCCAAACGCTACAAATTCGAAGGCGCAACCCTGTTCAAGTTCATGGTGCCGATGGAGCGCCCGGAAGAGCGCTTTAATACATTGGAGGCACTGTTTGAACGCCTCACCCCGAAAACTGCTTGAAGGACGCCCCATGCGCCTGTTCCGCTCCCTGACCCTGCTCCTGACCCTGGTCGCGCCCATGGCGTTTGCCGACGACCTGTACCAGGTGGAAATGATCCTCGTCCGGCAGAATGCCGAGCCGCAGATCCTCAGCCGTGCCGCCCCGGAAGACTGGGCCGCCGGCGCTCAACACCTGAGCCCGGACAGCCAGCGCACCCCCTCTCTGGGTGCAATCGTCGAGAAGCTCAACGCCAGCGGCAACTACAGCGTGCTGCTGCACAAGGCCTGGCAGCAGACCCTGGGGGAAACCCCAGTCAAGGTCGCCCTCAGCGACGGGCCGGAACAGTTCGGCCAGTTCCCCATCGAAGGCACCCTGAACCTCAAGCTCGGGCGTTTCACCGATGTCGACGCGGACTTCTGGATCAATCAGATCGACAGCAATGGCCTGGTCACCCGCAGCGAACGCCTGAAACAGCAAAGCCACACCAAGAACGGTCAGCTCAACTACCTGGACAACGGCCATCTGGCCCTGCTGATCAAGATCACCTCGCTCACCGCACCGGCGCCGCGCCCCGCTCCAACTGAAATACCGGACTGATCGAAGTCCCTATGAACCCGCCCCTGACCAAACCCCTGGCCCCGTCCTGGGTCAACCGCTTCAAGGAACAAACCCTGGAACGCGGCCGGCGTTATGCCCTGGAAAAACGCGTGCGCATCGTCAGCGCCGCAGACAGCGCTATCACCGCCAGTTGCGAAGGCTCCAATGGCAATGTCTACCGGCAGAGCATCAACCTGCGCGAGTCGAGCAAGGGCAGCCTGTTGCTGATCGACACCCATTGCAGCTGCCCGGTACGCAGCAACTGCAAACATGTGGTCGCCGTCCTGCTGCAAGTGGAAGAAACCCTGGCCTTCCCGGCGGCGGCCAAGGACGCCGAACTGCTGGAGAAACTCTCTGCCGTGCTCGACAGTCGCCGCCCTGCCGCCCTGCCCCAGGTGCTGCTGGAGGATGTGCGCCCCGTGCCGCGCCTGTGGCTGGCCAGCATCGAGTTCAGCGCCTTCGAGCCGCGCAACGGCAAGATGCAGCGCTACATCCAGCACCGCGCCGCGCTGTCGTTCAACTACAAGGGCGAGTACGTCAGCGGCCAGAAGAATGCCGATGTGATCATCCGCCAGGAACATCAGAGCCTGCGCATCAAGCGCCAGCCAGAGCTGGAGCAAGGCTGGCGCGAACAATTGCGCAACCTGGGTTTCAAGATCGCCACCCGGCAGAGCAAGGCCCTGCCGGAAAGCGCCGGCGAACTGTTCGAGATGGTCAATGACAGCGCCTGGCTGACCTTCACCCTCAATGAGCTGCCCAAACTGCGCAGCCTGGGGTGGGAACTGCAGATCGATGAAGGCTTCGGCTTCGACCTGACCGCGGTGGACGATTGGTATGCCAGCGTCGACGAGGCTCCGGGCCGCGACTGGTTCGATCTGGAACTGGGGATCATCGTCAACGGCGAGCGCCTGAGCCTGCTACCGATCCTGCTCAACCTGATGCGCTCCCACACCGAGATCCTCAACCCGGAACGCCTGGCCAAGCGCCGCGACGACGAACTGATCCTGGTGAACATTCCCCACCGCCCCAACTCCTTGCACGGCCCGCTGCAAGTGGCCCTGCCCTATGGGCGCCTGAAGCCGGTGCTGGCCACTCTGGGGGAGTTCTACCTGCAGGAGCCCGGCGAAACCACCCTGCGCCTGAGCAGCGCCGACGCTACCCGCCTCAACCCGCTGCAGGACCTGCCGCTGCTGTGGGAAGGCGGCGAACACATTCGCACCTTCGCCCAACGCCTGCGGGACATCCGCGACTACTCAGCGCCAGCGCCGCAAGGCCTGAATGCCACCCTGCGCCCCTACCAGCTGGAGGGCCTGAGCTGGATGCAGTCCCTGCGCCAGCTGGAAGTGGGCGGCATCCTGGCCGACGACATGGGCCTGGGCAAGACCCTGCAGACCCTGGCGCACATCCTCAGCGAGAAGAATGCCGGGCGCCTGGACCGGCCGTGCATGGTGGTGATGCCCACCAGCCTGATTCCCAACTGGCTGGACGAGGCGGCGCACTTTACCCCGCAACTCAAGGTTCTGGCGCTGTATGGCGCGGGACGCAAGAAACACTTCGCGCAACTGGCCGACTACGACCTGCTGCTGACCACCTACGCGCTGTTGCCCAAGGATGTCGAACAGCTGGCCGCGCAACCCTTGCATGTGCTGATTCTCGATGAGGCGCAGTACATCAAGAACCCGTCGAGCAAGGCCGCCCAGGCCGCACGCGAACTCAACGCCCGACAGCGCCTGTGCCTGTCCGGCACGCCTTTGGAAAACCATCTGGGGGAGCTCTGGTCACTGTTCCACTT encodes the following:
- the mfd gene encoding transcription-repair coupling factor, which encodes MPVLRLPLLPAAAGKQHWGNLPGAALSLAIAEAASAAKRFTLLLTADSQSADRLEQELGFFAPDLPVLHFPDWETLPYDLFSPHQDIISQRIASLYRLPELEHGVLVVPITTALHRLAPTQFLLGSSLVLDVGQKLDVEQMRTRLEASGYRYVDTVYEHGEFTVRGALIDLFPMGSKLPYRIDLFDDEIETLRTFDPENQRSIDKVDSVRLLPAKEFPLQKEAVTRFKARFRERFDVDFRRCPIFQDLSSGITPAGIEYYLPLFFEETSTLFDYLPQDTQVFSLPGIEQAAENFWNDVRNRYEERRVDPSRPLLPPAELFLPVEDCFARLKNWPRVVASQQDIETGVGRERFPAHELPNLAIEAKANQPLAALSGFLDEFPGRVLFTAESAGRREVLLELLERLKLRPKTVDSWPDFVASKERLAITIAPLDEGLVLDDPALALVAESPLFGQRVMQRRRREKRADANNDAVIKNLTELREGAPVVHIDHGVGRYLGLATLEIDNQAAEFLTLEYAEGAKLYVPVANLHLIARYTGSDDALAPLHRLGSEAWQKAKRKAAEQVRDVAAELLDIYARRAAREGYAFADPKADYATFSAGFPFEETPDQQSTIEAVREDMLSGKPMDRLVCGDVGFGKTEVAMRAAFIAVHGGKQVAILVPTTLLAQQHYNSFRDRFADWPVTVEVMSRFKSAKEVNAAVADLAEGKIDIVIGTHKLLQDDVKIKNLGLVIIDEEHRFGVRQKEQLKALRSEVDILTLTATPIPRTLNMAVSGMRDLSIIATPPARRLSVRTFVMEQNKSTVKEALLRELLRGGQVYYLHNDVKTIEKCAAELAELVPEARIGIGHGQMRERELEQVMSDFYHKRFNVLIASTIIETGIDVPSANTIIIERADKFGLAQLHQLRGRVGRSHHQAYAYLLTPPRQQITPDAEKRLEAIANTQDLGAGFVLATNDLEIRGAGELLGDGQSGQIQAVGFTLYMEMLERAVKAIRKGEQPNLDQPLGGGPEINLRLPALIPEDYLPDVHARLILYKRIASAADEDGLKDLQVEMIDRFGLLPEPTKNLIRLTLLKLQAETLGIKKVDGGPQGGRIEFAADTPVDPLALIKLIQGQPKRYKFEGATLFKFMVPMERPEERFNTLEALFERLTPKTA
- a CDS encoding CsiV family protein — its product is MRLFRSLTLLLTLVAPMAFADDLYQVEMILVRQNAEPQILSRAAPEDWAAGAQHLSPDSQRTPSLGAIVEKLNASGNYSVLLHKAWQQTLGETPVKVALSDGPEQFGQFPIEGTLNLKLGRFTDVDADFWINQIDSNGLVTRSERLKQQSHTKNGQLNYLDNGHLALLIKITSLTAPAPRPAPTEIPD
- a CDS encoding DEAD/DEAH box helicase, encoding MNPPLTKPLAPSWVNRFKEQTLERGRRYALEKRVRIVSAADSAITASCEGSNGNVYRQSINLRESSKGSLLLIDTHCSCPVRSNCKHVVAVLLQVEETLAFPAAAKDAELLEKLSAVLDSRRPAALPQVLLEDVRPVPRLWLASIEFSAFEPRNGKMQRYIQHRAALSFNYKGEYVSGQKNADVIIRQEHQSLRIKRQPELEQGWREQLRNLGFKIATRQSKALPESAGELFEMVNDSAWLTFTLNELPKLRSLGWELQIDEGFGFDLTAVDDWYASVDEAPGRDWFDLELGIIVNGERLSLLPILLNLMRSHTEILNPERLAKRRDDELILVNIPHRPNSLHGPLQVALPYGRLKPVLATLGEFYLQEPGETTLRLSSADATRLNPLQDLPLLWEGGEHIRTFAQRLRDIRDYSAPAPQGLNATLRPYQLEGLSWMQSLRQLEVGGILADDMGLGKTLQTLAHILSEKNAGRLDRPCMVVMPTSLIPNWLDEAAHFTPQLKVLALYGAGRKKHFAQLADYDLLLTTYALLPKDVEQLAAQPLHVLILDEAQYIKNPSSKAAQAARELNARQRLCLSGTPLENHLGELWSLFHFLLPGWLGDAKSFNRDYRVPIEKHASEVRLQHLNGRIKPFLLRRTKEQVATELPPKTEIIHWVELNEAQRDVYETMRLAMDKKVRDEITRKGVARSQIIILEALLKLRQVCCDLRLVNDSPPARGSSSGKLDSLMEMLEELFEEGRRILLFSQFTSMLSLIEAELKRRNIAYALLTGQTRDRRTPVRDFQSGKLQIFLISLKAGGVGLNLTEADTVIHYDPWWNPATESQATDRAYRIGQEKPVFVYKLIARGTVEEKIQHLQQEKSDLAAGVLDGRKAGDWKLQSEDIEALFAPLPDKKTGR